One Vanessa cardui chromosome 17, ilVanCard2.1, whole genome shotgun sequence DNA window includes the following coding sequences:
- the LOC124537096 gene encoding enhancer of split mbeta protein-like, giving the protein MILPTRTMSPPHGAFHPPSHAHPDEEPVSRTYQYRKVMKPMLERKRRARINRCLDELKDLMVTALQAEGENVSKLEKADILELTVRHLHSLKRRGQLVLKPEMSYAERFRAGFAQCATEVSQFITNATVAANAMHRQGPVDPQAGARLLQHLSNCIRRLEAPPVVQPQPLAPGAVARPTPVQAIAPAPAAAQPAQVLQRTSLVERGLKRQAEEPIDVETIGTKRAYAPPSPPHSPASEPDSAQSMWRPW; this is encoded by the coding sequence ATGATCCTTCCCACACGCACTATGTCCCCGCCGCATGGGGCTTTCCATCCGCCGTCGCACGCGCATCCTGACGAGGAGCCCGTTTCCCGCACTTACCAATACAGAAAAGTTATGAAACCTATGCTTGAAAGAAAGCGACGCGCTCGTATCAATCGTTGCCTCGATGAACTCAAAGATCTCATGGTGACCGCGCTCCAAGCCGAAGGTGAAAACGTCTCAAAATTGGAGAAAGCTGACATATTGGAACTCACAGTACGCCACCTCCACAGCTTGAAGCGAAGAGGACAGTTAGTGCTTAAACCCGAAATGTCATATGCCGAACGTTTCCGTGCTGGTTTCGCCCAATGTGCTACGGAAGTGTCACAGTTCATCACCAACGCTACCGTTGCAGCTAATGCTATGCATCGGCAAGGCCCCGTTGACCCCCAAGCTGGAGCGAGGTTACTTCAGCATTTAAGCAATTGTATAAGAAGATTAGAAGCTCCCCCAGTTGTGCAACCCCAACCGCTTGCGCCTGGTGCTGTCGCGAGACCGACTCCGGTGCAAGCGATAGCACCGGCACCGGCAGCAGCACAGCCAGCCCAGGTCCTCCAAAGGACGTCACTAGTGGAACGAGGACTTAAAAGACAGGCTGAGGAACCAATTGACGTGGAAACAATTGGAACGAAAAGAGCATACGCACCGCCCTCGCCGCCACACAGCCCCGCCTCCGAGCCAGACTCCGCCCAGTCGATGTGGCGGCCGTGGTGA
- the LOC124537097 gene encoding uncharacterized protein LOC124537097, producing MSSDPAPLSKTAKYKKITKPLLERKRRARINRCLDELKDLMVGALEIDDDNLSKLEKADILELTVNHLTKLHRPKDPVLEAKKFQAGFGQCAAEACRFIMSVPDLDSKVSQNLVGHLSRLITSQPLTIQVPERPTFSPPISPSSVASDRHHYYSDQERSSSDAEDSVYSADSAPKQWSFGRSNNNKQNVSITGLLTTVDKLVSHHSSEQGSINGHRNGTYFNKVPAEAKDVILQKIRQHIMDKRGNENIANVDVSANSELPLEPRYTRDEAYRNDIAYHYPTPNYPSSNDTLDLRKVRSPIKTSVMTHSSRDQIEYRRSPNRETVAVEKKPEASVNVPEYCELPMDYSNLPPKKKRKLIEYQEYKKQEEARRQLDAFYAEKKDRRDGPPVDLEIDANKWRPW from the exons ATGTCGTCGGATCCCGCACCTCTGTCTAAGACTGCTAAATATAAGAAGATAACAAAGCCTCTACTGGAAAGAAAACGTCGGGCACGCATCAATCGATGTCTCGATGAACTGAAGGACTTAATGGTCGGCGCCTTGGAG ATCGATGACGACAACTTAAGCAAGTTGGAAAAGGCAGATATCCTTGAGTTAACTGTTAATCATCTCACGAAGTTGCATAGACCTAAGGATCCGGTTTTGGAGGCGAAGAAATTTCAAGCCGGGTTCGGTCAATGTGCGGCTGAAGCTTGCAGATTTATAATGTCCGTGCCGGATTTAGACTCTAAAGTGAGTCAAAATTTAGTTGGACACCTATCGAGACTGATAACCTCTCAGCCGCTGACTATTCAAGTACCAGAGAGACCGACATTCTCTCCTCCAATATCACCTTCCTCAGTCGCTTCAGACAGACATCACTATTACAGCGACCAGGAGAGATCTTCGTCCGATGCCGAAGATTCAGTGTATTCAGCCGACAGCGCACCCAAACAGTGGTCGTTTGGAAGgtcgaataataataaacagaacGTTTCTATTACCGGTCTTTTAACTACAGTCGACAAACTGGTTTCGCATCATAGCTCCGAACAGGGATCAATAAATGGCCACCGAAATGGAACTTACTTCAATAAAGTACCAGCTGAGGCGAAAGACGTAATACTACAAAAAATCAGACAACATATCATGGACAAGCGGGGAAATGAAAACATTGCCAACGTCGATGTCAGCGCGAATTCAGAACTGCCTCTTGAACCCAGATACACGCGAGATGAAGCTTACAGAAACGACATTGCGTATCATTATCCTACGCCAAATTACCCGAGCAGTAACGACACTTTGGATCTGAGGAAAGTTCGTTCACCAATCAAAACATCAGTAATGACACATTCTTCAAGGGATCAAATTGAATATAGGAGGAGCCCGAATAGAGAAACAGTTGCAGTAGAAAAAAAACCTGAAGCAAGCGTTAATGTACCAGAATATTGCGAATTGCCAATGGATTACAGCAACTTGCCACCTAAAAAGAAAAGGAAACTAATCGAATATCAAGAGTACAAAAAACAAGAAGAAGCAAGGCGACAGCTCGATGCTTTTTATGCTGAGAAAAAAGATCGACGAGATGGACCACCGGTGGACCTTGAAATAGACGCAAACAAATGGCGCCCATGGTAA